Proteins encoded by one window of Nitrincola iocasae:
- a CDS encoding YihY family inner membrane protein, whose translation MNIKSITGSSILLFIRDLIRQFFINQGILNASALTYTTLFAVVPLVTVSYSMLAAIPTFQGAGDIIQQWVFENFVPATGQVVHEYLSDFTTQARRLTAVGVVFLVITSIMMMKNIEAALNRIWRVSEPRKGVSSFLLYWAVLSLGPFLVGLGLLVTSYITALPAFSTASEVVGQGRMLALVPVVFSAVAFMLLYAAVPNCQVPLKNAFIGGVAAALSFEAAKRGFAFFVTQFPSYELIYGAFAAVPMFLAWVFVCWVIILMGAELSRALTIYQITQRNRSEPHLYTVLGVLNRLWYAQQQGRALSDTELLQQTPGLDQGRWDGYVQLLLEADVIRRTDSGSYLLARDLNRFSLEQLRALMPWPIPDAVDNPEARPWELQLSERLAELSRTRTELLEIDLATLFSVQDTKS comes from the coding sequence GTGAATATAAAATCAATTACCGGGTCGTCAATACTGCTGTTTATCCGTGACCTGATACGCCAGTTCTTCATTAATCAGGGTATTTTGAATGCATCGGCACTGACCTATACCACACTATTTGCCGTGGTGCCTTTGGTCACGGTCTCCTATTCTATGCTGGCCGCTATCCCGACTTTTCAGGGGGCGGGTGATATCATCCAACAATGGGTTTTCGAAAATTTTGTGCCAGCGACCGGGCAGGTTGTACATGAGTACCTGAGTGATTTCACCACGCAGGCTCGCCGGTTAACGGCGGTGGGTGTGGTGTTTTTGGTCATCACCTCCATCATGATGATGAAAAATATTGAGGCGGCGCTGAATCGTATCTGGCGGGTGAGTGAGCCGCGCAAAGGCGTTTCCAGTTTTCTGCTCTACTGGGCCGTACTGAGTCTGGGTCCGTTCCTGGTTGGGTTGGGGTTATTGGTTACCTCGTATATCACCGCGTTACCAGCTTTTAGCACGGCCTCCGAAGTGGTTGGACAGGGACGAATGCTGGCACTGGTGCCAGTGGTTTTTTCTGCAGTGGCATTTATGCTGTTATATGCGGCTGTACCTAACTGCCAGGTACCACTGAAAAATGCTTTTATTGGCGGGGTTGCAGCGGCGTTAAGCTTTGAAGCGGCAAAACGAGGATTTGCCTTTTTTGTCACGCAGTTTCCGTCCTATGAATTGATATACGGTGCCTTTGCTGCTGTCCCTATGTTCCTGGCCTGGGTATTTGTCTGCTGGGTCATCATTCTAATGGGTGCAGAATTAAGCCGGGCACTGACCATCTATCAGATTACCCAGCGTAATCGAAGCGAACCACATCTCTATACTGTGTTGGGTGTGTTGAACCGGCTTTGGTACGCACAACAACAGGGGCGGGCGCTGAGTGATACGGAGTTGTTGCAACAAACTCCTGGGTTGGATCAGGGGCGTTGGGACGGCTATGTGCAGTTGCTGCTGGAAGCTGATGTGATCCGACGCACCGATTCGGGCAGCTATCTGCTGGCACGGGATCTTAACCGCTTTTCCCTGGAGCAACTGCGAGCGCTGATGCCCTGGCCTATACCGGATGCAGTGGACAATCCCGAGGCCAGACCCTGGGAGTTGCAGTTGAGTGAACGTCTGGCTGAACTATCCCGCACCCGTACAGAGCTGCTGGAGATAGATCTGGCAACTTTGTTTTCGGTACAGGACACCAAGTCTTAG
- the wrbA gene encoding NAD(P)H:quinone oxidoreductase yields MQPPYLLVLYYSRHGATATLARHIARGVEQAGIAARLRSVPPVSADCEATAPAVPDSGAPYCTHDDLQHCAGLALGSPTRFGNMAAPMKYFIDSTSSLWLSGALINKPAGVFSSTSSLHGGQETTLLTMMLPLLHHGMIITGLPYSESALMTTQTGGTPYGATHVAGSDNQRAPDADELNLCQAQGKRLGELALKLLRRPV; encoded by the coding sequence ATGCAGCCTCCCTACCTGTTGGTACTCTATTATAGCCGCCATGGCGCAACAGCCACGCTCGCCCGGCATATCGCCAGAGGCGTGGAACAGGCCGGCATTGCCGCACGCCTGCGCAGTGTGCCTCCAGTTTCCGCTGACTGCGAAGCCACGGCACCTGCCGTCCCTGATTCAGGCGCGCCTTACTGTACCCATGACGATCTGCAACACTGTGCAGGCCTGGCACTGGGTAGTCCCACACGTTTTGGCAATATGGCGGCCCCGATGAAGTATTTTATCGACTCGACCAGTAGCTTGTGGTTATCCGGCGCACTGATCAACAAACCCGCCGGGGTGTTCAGTTCCACTTCCAGCTTGCATGGCGGACAGGAAACAACCCTGCTGACCATGATGCTACCACTACTGCATCACGGCATGATCATCACCGGACTGCCTTACAGTGAGTCGGCTTTAATGACCACGCAGACCGGTGGTACACCCTACGGCGCCACGCATGTCGCTGGTAGCGACAACCAACGCGCACCCGATGCGGATGAACTGAACCTCTGCCAAGCCCAGGGAAAACGTCTTGGTGAACTCGCCCTGAAACTTCTTCGGAGACCTGTATGA
- the arsC gene encoding arsenate reductase (glutaredoxin) (This arsenate reductase requires both glutathione and glutaredoxin to convert arsenate to arsenite, after which the efflux transporter formed by ArsA and ArsB can extrude the arsenite from the cell, providing resistance.): MSDTLIYHNPRCSKSRQTLQLLQERGIEPEVREYLKQPLSTDELKQLLSLLNIAPRALLRTTEADYQEAGLENQTISDAAIIEAMARYPKLIERPIVVHQGQARIGRPPEQVLEIF; this comes from the coding sequence ATGTCTGATACCCTTATTTACCACAATCCACGCTGTTCAAAGTCGCGCCAGACCCTGCAATTACTCCAGGAGCGAGGTATTGAACCGGAAGTTCGTGAATACCTTAAGCAACCGCTCTCGACTGACGAACTCAAGCAGCTTTTGAGCCTGCTTAATATAGCTCCGCGCGCCTTGTTACGCACCACAGAAGCTGACTATCAGGAAGCTGGCCTAGAGAATCAGACGATCAGCGATGCAGCCATTATCGAAGCCATGGCTCGTTACCCTAAATTGATTGAACGTCCGATCGTCGTGCATCAGGGTCAAGCCCGCATTGGCCGTCCTCCAGAACAGGTGCTGGAGATTTTCTGA
- a CDS encoding nucleoid-associated protein: MPVTHFTIQQISKTDTQQASEVTQKDAEFSTEQYAHSIISEFKRIQGSRAGRQYGTFGPEHPGFKALLMQWREGQIPFARFAQQVTRQLGLQLDAHEELFQGYLCFLAETLERGDRLFIFHLRQTAALTLNQSLELLETDYIEFSETGFGVSIDLQSFADQADKCLTLSFGRGDRGIKPVVCEWLSYIDTVDKRAETEHFLALVDTYCNDLPEEESQPLREKVIDYCMDQDKAGEAVVFNELSETVDPGLERYVRKHQETPKDELIPDRKQLRNYLRFTGKNNDLSISFASTSLGKEVEFDPQQEVLRIRNLPKTLLQQLKKLHHED, from the coding sequence ATGCCTGTTACTCATTTTACCATTCAACAAATCAGTAAAACCGATACTCAGCAAGCCAGTGAAGTCACACAAAAAGACGCCGAGTTTTCCACTGAGCAATATGCCCATTCAATCATCAGTGAATTCAAGCGTATTCAGGGGAGTCGCGCCGGGCGTCAGTACGGCACCTTCGGCCCTGAACATCCAGGTTTTAAAGCCTTATTGATGCAATGGCGTGAAGGTCAGATCCCCTTTGCCCGCTTTGCCCAACAGGTCACCCGCCAACTCGGTCTGCAACTTGATGCGCATGAAGAGTTATTTCAGGGTTACCTGTGTTTTCTTGCCGAAACTCTGGAACGAGGAGACCGGCTGTTTATCTTTCATCTACGCCAAACCGCCGCCCTGACGCTGAATCAATCCCTGGAATTACTGGAAACCGATTATATCGAGTTTAGTGAAACAGGCTTCGGTGTCAGTATCGACCTGCAAAGCTTTGCAGACCAGGCCGATAAATGCCTTACCCTGAGTTTCGGACGGGGCGACCGTGGGATCAAGCCGGTGGTGTGCGAATGGCTGAGTTATATAGACACCGTCGATAAACGTGCTGAGACTGAACACTTTCTCGCCCTGGTAGATACCTACTGTAACGACCTGCCTGAAGAAGAAAGCCAGCCCTTGCGCGAAAAAGTGATCGACTACTGCATGGATCAGGACAAAGCCGGAGAAGCGGTGGTGTTCAATGAACTCTCAGAAACGGTCGATCCAGGTCTGGAGCGTTATGTGCGTAAGCATCAGGAGACCCCCAAAGATGAGCTGATACCAGATCGTAAACAGCTGCGCAATTATCTACGCTTTACGGGTAAGAACAACGACCTGTCGATCAGTTTTGCCAGCACCAGCCTGGGGAAAGAAGTGGAATTTGATCCTCAGCAGGAAGTGC
- a CDS encoding DUF2069 domain-containing protein, whose amino-acid sequence MTLAQKARYSRVVTLVSYTALLLLLTAWYLVIAPAKGENPWVIWLVHFLPLIAFIRVIIRGDARGHAWLCFLLLFYFLGAVLATLMPPTRWLGLAESLLLSTLFTGAMMFARWQSQLDRGLT is encoded by the coding sequence ATGACCCTAGCTCAGAAAGCTCGCTACAGCCGTGTTGTCACTCTGGTCAGCTACACAGCGCTACTGCTGTTGCTGACGGCCTGGTACCTGGTCATAGCACCTGCCAAGGGTGAAAACCCCTGGGTGATCTGGCTGGTGCATTTTCTGCCGCTGATTGCCTTTATCCGGGTGATTATTCGTGGCGATGCTCGCGGCCATGCCTGGTTGTGTTTCCTATTGTTGTTTTATTTTCTTGGCGCTGTACTCGCCACGCTCATGCCACCCACCCGCTGGCTAGGTCTGGCAGAATCACTGCTGCTGAGCACCCTGTTTACCGGTGCAATGATGTTTGCACGCTGGCAGAGCCAACTCGACCGGGGATTAACCTAA